Proteins found in one Agarivorans sp. Alg241-V36 genomic segment:
- the nifS gene encoding cysteine desulfurase NifS, translated as MSTLTTLTNHTELAYLDNNATTQVDQAVLQEMLPFLSEFYGNPSSIHRFGSQVGQAIEKAREQVQKLIGASHASEVIFTSCATEASATAILSAVEAFPSRKEIVTSVIEHPATLQLCQMLERKGYTIHWIGVDQRGRLDMEAYKAALSDNVAIASFMWANNETGSLFPIRGMAELAKQHGIVFHTDAVQVAGKLPIQVADSGIDLLSISGHKFHAPKGIGALYLRRGAKFRPLLRGGHQERGRRAGTENSSGIVGLGKAAELAMQSIEQDSARIKLMRDRLEMGLLARVPNCFVTGDPKHRVPNTSNIAFEFVEGESILLMLDQQGIAASSGSACTSGSLEPSHVMRAMDIPYTAAHGAIRFSLSRFTTEAMVDQVLAVLPEIVEKLRMLSPYWDASSNQPASESFSPVYA; from the coding sequence ATGAGTACTTTAACCACCTTAACAAATCACACTGAGTTAGCTTATTTAGATAACAACGCCACCACCCAAGTGGACCAAGCGGTGTTGCAAGAGATGTTGCCTTTTCTTAGTGAGTTTTATGGTAACCCTTCGTCAATTCACCGTTTTGGTAGTCAAGTTGGCCAAGCCATCGAGAAAGCCAGAGAGCAGGTGCAAAAACTAATTGGTGCTAGCCATGCCAGTGAAGTCATCTTCACGTCGTGCGCAACCGAAGCCAGTGCTACGGCTATCCTTTCGGCAGTAGAGGCTTTCCCAAGCCGTAAAGAAATAGTTACCTCGGTAATTGAACATCCAGCCACCTTACAACTTTGCCAAATGCTAGAGCGCAAAGGCTACACCATTCATTGGATAGGCGTAGACCAACGCGGCCGTTTAGACATGGAAGCTTACAAGGCAGCATTAAGTGATAATGTCGCTATTGCCAGTTTTATGTGGGCCAACAATGAAACCGGAAGCCTATTTCCTATCCGTGGAATGGCGGAGTTAGCCAAGCAACATGGCATTGTATTTCATACTGATGCGGTGCAAGTGGCGGGTAAGTTGCCAATCCAGGTTGCAGACAGTGGCATAGATTTATTGTCTATTTCTGGTCACAAGTTCCACGCGCCAAAAGGCATTGGCGCTTTGTATTTACGCCGCGGCGCTAAGTTTAGGCCTTTATTGCGCGGAGGTCACCAAGAACGAGGTCGCCGAGCAGGTACCGAAAACAGTAGCGGCATTGTAGGTTTAGGCAAAGCTGCCGAGTTGGCAATGCAATCGATAGAGCAAGATTCAGCACGCATTAAACTAATGCGAGATCGCTTAGAAATGGGCTTGTTAGCGAGAGTGCCTAATTGCTTTGTAACCGGCGATCCTAAGCACCGAGTGCCAAATACCAGCAATATTGCTTTTGAATTTGTAGAGGGCGAGTCTATTTTGCTGATGTTAGACCAACAGGGTATTGCGGCGTCTTCGGGTTCGGCATGTACCTCGGGGTCACTTGAGCCATCACATGTAATGCGCGCAATGGATATTCCCTACACCGCAGCTCATGGCGCGATTCGTTTTTCATTGTCGCGCTTTACCACTGAAGCCATGGTTGATCAGGTACTTGCAGTGCTGCCGGAGATTGTTGAAAAACTTCGTATGCTGTCTCCTTATTGGGATGCCAGCAGCAATCAACCCGCTAGCGAAAGCTTTAGTCCTGTATACGCCTAG